One part of the Malus sylvestris chromosome 2, drMalSylv7.2, whole genome shotgun sequence genome encodes these proteins:
- the LOC126608139 gene encoding uncharacterized protein LOC126608139 translates to MSGLAKIVVVLLLTRLFMFVLLALLVMLVLIILIDLFLIAGLTTSTTLARSLEQAKKSFQCMIIHFTTILPIVEVVPIPNVSVSCSNTRRCCRSRDFGGDQYHTHMVLYILQ, encoded by the exons ATGAGCGGACTAGCTAAGATCGTCGTCGTCCTCCTGCTCACTCGCCTCTTCATGTTCGTCCTGCTCGCCCTACTTGTCATGCTCGTCTTGATCATCCTGATCGATCTCTTCCTGATCGCTGGACTAACCACATCGACCACGCTCGCTCGCTCGCTCGAGCAGGCCAAGAAATC GTTCCAATGCATGATAATTCATTTTACAACAATACTACCCATAGTTGAAGTGGTTCCCATACCAAATGTCAGCGTCTCTTGTAGCAATACTAGGAGGTGTTGCAGGAGCCGTGACTTTGGTGGGGATCAGTATCATACTCATATGGTTCTGTATATCTTGCAATAG